The following nucleotide sequence is from Phycisphaera sp..
GCACTTCAACCGCGAAGAAGCCCGAGCCGGCACCGCTGCGCCGCGAGACCCCGCTGGCTGAGGCGGCGCTGTGATGGCAACCGCGGCGACCGATCAGGCCACCGCGCTGCGTCGCATGGCCCAGCGCCGCGCTGGCGGCGAGGCCCCGGTGCGCCGCGCTCCGGTCATCGCCATCGCCTCGGGCAAGGGTGGCGTGGGCAAGACCACGATCGCGGTCTCGATGGCCATCGGCCTGGCCAAGCGGGGGTTGAAGGTTGCTCTCGTCGACGCCGACCTGGGACTGGCCAATGCTGATCTGATCTGCGGGCTGCGCCCGACCGCGAGGCTGACCGAGGCCGTGTGGCGTGTGGCACAGGGTGGACGCGTGAGCGCGGACCTGTTGCGGCGCATCTCGATGCCCGGGCCAGCCGGGGTCGTCATCGTGCCGGGCATGGTCGGCCCATTGGCGAACGCGTCGAGCATGGACGCCCGGGCGGCGGTGTCGCAAACGGTGGATCTGCTCTCGCGGGCGATGGATGTCGTGGTCGTCGACCACGGCGCGGGACTCGGTGCTTCGGTGCGCGAGGGGCTGGCGGGCGCGACGCTGCCGATTGCCGTCGCTACGCCCGATCCGGCATCGCTGGCCGACGCCTATGCGCTCATTAAGTCTCTGCGTACTTCTGCGAACGAACGTATTCCTTACTTGCTCGTCAACCGAGCAAAGTCTGCCGAGGAAGCGCAGGCCGCGCACGCGCGAGTTGCGGAAGTGGCCGCGAAATTCCTCGGGTGCGGCTTGCCCATGCTGGGCCACATTCCCGAAGATCCGATGGTGTCGCGTTGCACCCGGATCCGGCGGCCGGTGGCGCTCGCGGCCCCGAAGTCGCAGGCGTCACGCCATCTAACTCGTGTGGTCGAACGGCTTTGCGAACAGATCGAACCTGCTAAGTTGGGTTTTGATCGGAATCGCCGCGGGTTCCTGGCACGCCTCGTGCGGGGCCGATAGCCGCGTCCGCACGGTGCGGTGTTGCGCAGTTGCTGCGCAGAAGTCCACAAAAGCGCGCAATTCGGCTTGAGTCGACCTGACTCGTGGCCGATGGAGGTGGCACGTGCCGCCGTCAACATCGATCCATCCGTTTCCATCGCGCGTGTGCGGCCCACTTTGTGGGTTGTGCGGGTTCGCGGTGGCGATGGCTTCGGGGCTCTTGTCTTCGGGCGAGGCCGCGTCGGTGTTGACCCGTGCGATGGTTTCCTGCCTTGGTTGTTATGGGCTGGGCCTCGCCGTTGGGTACGTCTTTGAGCTTGTAGCTTTTCGTGTGGTCGATCGCGAGCGTGGGCTGGGGGGCGTTGCGGAGCGCGGCCCGGAACCAGCCAATAAGAAAACATCTGTCCAAGATTCTTGAAACGCTGGCGTTCGACCGTGGTATTCTGTATACTCAAGGGCGTGTGACCACGGATGGCACGCGTCACCACAGCCCGAAGACCGGATTCCCGGGGTTTTGGGTTCGATGGAACAGGGGTCAGGGAGCCGACCATGCCGACCGCTCTCAAATCATCATCGCGTCCATCTCGTTTTCGTGTGACCGAGGCCACGGCTCCCGAGCCCAGTGCTTCGGTGTACGACGACATGGATATCCGCGAGGTCTGGAAGCTCTTTGCTGCCAAACCGAACGACGAAATCCGCAACTATCTCTGGGAGAGATTTCTGCCGATCGTGCGGTACAACGCCGAGCGCATCCATGCGCGACTGCCCGACGAGGTCGATGTCGAGGACCTGGTGCAGGCGGGCATGTTCGGGCTCATGGGGGCCATCTCGGCCTTCAAGCTCGAGAAGAACGTGAAGTTCGAGACGTACTGCGCCAGGCGCGTGCAGGGCGCCATCCTCGACGAGCTCCGCGCCATGGACTGGGTCCCGCGACTGGTTCGAAGCCGTTCGTCGAAGGTCGACGGCGTGCGCCGTTCGATCGAGATGGAGACCGGCGAGCCGGCTTCGGACAACGACGTGGCCAAGCGCCTCGGCGTTGGCAAGGAAGAATTCGACAAGATCCGGCGTGACAGCCGGGCGGTCTCGACCATGTCGATGACCCGCAAGGCCAGCGACTCGAGCGGCGGCGAGACCCGCGACCTGGAGGTCATCCGCGACGGCTGCGACAACCCCGTGCGGAGCATGCAACGCAAGGACTTGCGGGACATGCTTACCAAGGGCCTCAGCCGGGCCGAGCGCCTGATTGTCATCCTCTACTACTACGAGAGCATGACGATGAAGGAGATCGGCGCCACGCTGGCGCTGTCCGAGAGCCGGGTCAGCCAGATGCACAGCGCCATTCTGGAGCGGCTCAAGGCCCAGATGCAGCACCGCACCCGCGAGCTCGAGCCCGTCGAGTAGACCCAGCCCCATTGCTCAAAAATGACCGATGCCGGCCGCTTGCCCACCACGCGAGCGGCCGCTTTCATTCGGTGTGGACAACCCCAAAGAAGACGCCTGGTACCTGGAAGCACGCCCACCCTTGCCCGAGAGCCGCAAGGCCTATGTGGCACTGGGGAGCAACCTGGGCAACCCCGCCGGCAACGTCATCGGTGCGGCCAGCGAGATGGGCGAGATCCCCGGCGTGCGGGTCATTGCTACCAGCCGGCTGTACACGACCGCACCGGTGGGCGTGAAGAACCAGCCGGACTTCGTCAACGCCGTGGCGATGCTCGAGGTCGAGTGCGCCGCGCGCGAACTGCTCGACGGATTGTTGGCGATCGAGAAGCGTTACGGCCGCAATCGTGATGGCGAGCAGCGGTGGGGGCCACGCACGCTCGATCTGGACCTGCTGTTGTTCTGCGAGCAGACCATCGATGAGCCGGGGCTGACCGTGCCACATCCGCGGATGGGGGAGCGACGCTTCGTGATCGAGCCGCTGGCCGACCTGGCACCGGCGCTGGTGCCCCCGGGCTGGGAAAAGAGCGTCGCGCGGACGCTCGAAGCGATGGGTACTGGGGTGAAGGCGTGAGGCGGATCGCGGCTGGGCTGGGCGTGCTCGTGGTTGCGGCTGTCGCATGGGCCCAGGAAGGGTCGGCCATCGCGCCGATAAGCGAGGCCTACCGCCAGCAGCCCACCGCCGAGCGGATGGAGATCGAGGTCTCCCGCGGTAAGGCGCCCGCGGCGCGCAGCGAGATGATCGTGGCTGTCCGGCCTGGCGAGCAACCGGCCATCGCGTTGGCCCTGGGGCGTGGCGATCCGCTTCGCATCTATGCCGAGCCCGGGCGGTTGCTCGCCTGGCGGCAGAGCGACCGCTCGCGCGTGTTTACGGCCGTGCTGCCCGAGCCATTCGGCCGTGGGGCGATCGAGAGCGTGCTGCCACCGTTGCTGGCACCGCAGATCGATCTGGCGCTGGCTGGCGAACCCGATCGTTTGCTCGCGCTGATGCCGCCGCTGTCGTGGTCGAGGGTGGCGTCGGGCGAGAGCGATCGCTACGCCGGTGTTGCGTTTGGAGCCGCCTTGGAATTGAACGTAGGGGCCGACTTCCGGCTTGTCGCCATGGAGGTGCAGCGCGAGGGCACGGTGCTGGCGCGGGCGACGATCGAATCCGTGGAGGTCGATTCGGCGTGGTTCGAGCCCATCCCGCTGGACGGCACGATCGTTGAATCGTTGGCGGAACTGGGGCGTACGCCCGGGCCGGTGCGTGAGAACGAGATCTTCGGGCACGCGATCGGCGTCGATGCTCGGGGACGCGCGACCACGTTGCATGCCGTAGCTGTAGCCGGCGACGCGGAGCGCGTCGTTGTGCTCATGGTTGATGCCAGGCAGGCCGAGGACCGGATGCGGCTTGCCGGTGCCCTCGCGGAGGCCGATCTGGCTGGCATCGCGACGGCGCTCGATGCGAGAGTTGTTGTGCTCGCGGTCGGAGAAGGCACCGTTGCATCGCTCTTCGAACGGGTGACGCGATCTTCGAGGTCGGACACCTCACGCGTGCGGGCGCTGGCGATCGATGCGACGCCCGCGTGGGCCCCGCCTCTGGGGGAGGGGATCGCGTTCGCGGTGCACGGGCCATCGTGGCTGCTGGTGGGCTCGCACGCGGTGCCGGCCGCCGAGCAGCAGCCGACGGGCATGGATGATCCGTTCGAGGTATCCGAGGCACCGCGATCGCTAGCCGAGCGGCTGGCGGAGGTCGTGGGGGCGGCGGCGCGGGAGTAGGGCGGGCCAAGTATTGGAATCCGAAGACCCCGCGCTCGCGCTTGGGCCTCGGATGGATGGGCACCCTCCTCAGATCCGAGCCCCAAGCGCGAGCGCGGGGTTCTTGGACCGGCTGCACGGCCGACCTCGACTGCGACGGCAGCCTGACCATCTTCGACCAGCAGGCCTTCGGCAACGCCTTCGACGCGATGGATCCGGTGGCGGATTGGGACGGGGATGGGTCGTTCACGATCTTTGACTATCAGGAATTTGGCAACACGTACGATCTTGGTTGCCCATAAGAAAATGCGGAGCATCGAACAACGCGCCCCGGGCGATCGGATTGATCGCCCGGGGCGTTGATCTTGTGTTAAGGGTACAGGCAGAGCCCGTTTAGCTGCCCGGTGCGACTCTCGATCCGCCGGGAATTTCTCTCGGTGGGGCGTCAGGCTCTGGCTCGGCGTCTGGTATCACGGCATCAGGATTCCGTGCGTTTGAGGTCAGTGGCTTGCCACTGGGAACGATCGCCCAGAGCAGGACACCGAAGCCGATCACGACGATCCCGACATAAATGAGTAAGCGTCCGATGGGCTTCTCGCCCATGCCGAGTTTCTCTTGGATTGGTTGGAGTTTGTACTTCAACTCCTGCACGAAATCTGACATCGATGGCAACTCCTTGGGGCATCCAACTGGAACCCGTGGGGATAGAGAAAGAGCCACGCGGAGCGCGGCCCTTCTGTAGCCTCACGAACTCGTGATGTTTAGCGAGGGTTGAAGATAAATGTGTAGAACTCGGTCGAAAGGTTGCCATCGGGATCCGAGGGATCCTTGGGCTCGATGCTCAGGTATGCGGCGTGGCCGTCATAGAAAGCCATCACGCTCTTGTTGTTCTCGTTGAACTCGCCGAGCCAATCGCGGCCTTGAGGGTCGTTGGCGACGACGTCGGCGGTCTGATCGTGGATCCAGACCATCTTTGACGCATCGAAGAACTCGGCCTGACGGAAACGCTTCATACCCTCTTCCCAGCGGGCGCTGCCCTTGGGATACCGAATCGGTGAGGGGCCCCATGCCGAGAACGACCGCATGTCGCCGGCATCCCACCAACGCATGTTCACGTGGTAGCTGGTGCCCACATCGTCGTAGCTGCTGAGCTGGGTGTTGGGAGCGGGCCAGCTCCGCTGGTGGGTCTTCTTATCCCCGGGGGAGCGGAAGGCCGGCATTTCCACAATCTCGCGCTGATCGTCGTCGGGGCGGCCTTCTTCGTAACGGATTGGGTCGGGGTTGTACCCCGTTGGCTCGGGCAGGTTGAGATCTGGATACACGTAGGGGTTGAGCGGCTTGGTGAACGCTGGCTCGTCGAAGACACCGCCGGCATACGTGCGGTAATACTCGGATGCGTCCTTGCCGCCGAAGCTCCACGTACACCAACCGCCGATGCCACCATTGCGCCACGACATCTTCATGGGGATGTCGTCGTTGAAGTCGGCCTTGTAGTTGAAGAAGGCGACTTGCAACTGCCGGACGTTGCTGAGCGAGACGGCTTGGTACCCGAGCAGACGGGCACTCCCCAGCGCCGGCAGCAGGATGCCGATCAGAAGGGCGATGATGGCGATGACGACCAGCAACTCGATGAGCGTGAAGCCCCTCTTGTGCTGGCTACGGCCGAGTCTTTGCACTCGCATGGAACTGTCCCCGTCGCTACGGAATGGTCTGCCCCGGGCAGTTGCCGGTCGGGCGTCGTGATGACGGCCGAGGGAACACCGGCGGGACTTTCGGGCTGCAACCAAACCTATGTCGCTTGGGCCCTGTAGCCCGAGCGACGCCTCGCTGACAGAGGGCGGCACGTGCCGCGACCTCCCCTATGTGCTTCCAGTATACCAGAATCACACGGAATCACAATACGATTCGTACACAGTTTGGTCTTGGGTGCAATCGGGAATGTCCCTAATTTCCCTCATGGCGTGGGCAGAATCCGGTTGAAACCCGATCAAGACCTAAACAAGACGCGGCCCTCGCCCTTTCGGATCACGCCGATCCGGGTCACCCCTTCGCCGAGGCGCGCGAGCTTGTCGGCGATGGCGTCGGCGAAGGTGGGGCGGACGATGACGCAGTAGCCCACGCCCATGTTGAAGACCTTGTCCATCTCGGGGGCGCGGATGTTGCCGTGCTTCTTGAGGAAGTTGAAGATGGGCGGGACGGGCCAGGCCTTGCGGTCGAGGACTGCGTCGACGCCAGGGTGGAGGCTTCGCTCGAGGTTGCCGGCCAGCCCGCCGCCGGTGATGTGGGCCATGCCGCTGACGACGCGCTTGACCTTGTAGCCGCGCAAGATGCGGGTGATGCTGTTGGCGTAGATGCGCGTGGGGGTGAGCAG
It contains:
- a CDS encoding P-loop NTPase, translating into MATAATDQATALRRMAQRRAGGEAPVRRAPVIAIASGKGGVGKTTIAVSMAIGLAKRGLKVALVDADLGLANADLICGLRPTARLTEAVWRVAQGGRVSADLLRRISMPGPAGVVIVPGMVGPLANASSMDARAAVSQTVDLLSRAMDVVVVDHGAGLGASVREGLAGATLPIAVATPDPASLADAYALIKSLRTSANERIPYLLVNRAKSAEEAQAAHARVAEVAAKFLGCGLPMLGHIPEDPMVSRCTRIRRPVALAAPKSQASRHLTRVVERLCEQIEPAKLGFDRNRRGFLARLVRGR
- a CDS encoding FliA/WhiG family RNA polymerase sigma factor — translated: MTEATAPEPSASVYDDMDIREVWKLFAAKPNDEIRNYLWERFLPIVRYNAERIHARLPDEVDVEDLVQAGMFGLMGAISAFKLEKNVKFETYCARRVQGAILDELRAMDWVPRLVRSRSSKVDGVRRSIEMETGEPASDNDVAKRLGVGKEEFDKIRRDSRAVSTMSMTRKASDSSGGETRDLEVIRDGCDNPVRSMQRKDLRDMLTKGLSRAERLIVILYYYESMTMKEIGATLALSESRVSQMHSAILERLKAQMQHRTRELEPVE
- the folK gene encoding 2-amino-4-hydroxy-6-hydroxymethyldihydropteridine diphosphokinase, with product MDNPKEDAWYLEARPPLPESRKAYVALGSNLGNPAGNVIGAASEMGEIPGVRVIATSRLYTTAPVGVKNQPDFVNAVAMLEVECAARELLDGLLAIEKRYGRNRDGEQRWGPRTLDLDLLLFCEQTIDEPGLTVPHPRMGERRFVIEPLADLAPALVPPGWEKSVARTLEAMGTGVKA
- a CDS encoding prepilin-type N-terminal cleavage/methylation domain-containing protein — its product is MRVQRLGRSQHKRGFTLIELLVVIAIIALLIGILLPALGSARLLGYQAVSLSNVRQLQVAFFNYKADFNDDIPMKMSWRNGGIGGWCTWSFGGKDASEYYRTYAGGVFDEPAFTKPLNPYVYPDLNLPEPTGYNPDPIRYEEGRPDDDQREIVEMPAFRSPGDKKTHQRSWPAPNTQLSSYDDVGTSYHVNMRWWDAGDMRSFSAWGPSPIRYPKGSARWEEGMKRFRQAEFFDASKMVWIHDQTADVVANDPQGRDWLGEFNENNKSVMAFYDGHAAYLSIEPKDPSDPDGNLSTEFYTFIFNPR